The Primulina tabacum isolate GXHZ01 chromosome 16, ASM2559414v2, whole genome shotgun sequence genome window below encodes:
- the LOC142529546 gene encoding transcription initiation factor TFIID subunit 5-like gives MDQEEIDKVVLAYLDKRGFKQAGLAFQQERHQNSKGSDTFSTAQIDPEIAKQIFAFSEVDGPAQYQEGYNKLRSWAYSSLDQYQYELVRVLYPVFIHGFMDLVAKGHISEARFFFNSFRGDHEMFHARDLQKLEGVLSPSHLEEMEFARSLRQSKVSLKICQYSYNLLVQYLHKSQSITMLGIINEHINFLVYPGQPSSITDDAEFVTLYGSGQDAADLINQKEIHWGLLEDSLEEKLEKNGVSNADSEKADGELREGELEESKKKSVDGEKQATTHKKLKKDKIGSATTKASRSESTAVSGAPHAKPELALPVISPEVEHSILDDLRNRVQLSGGALPSISFYTFINTHDGLNCASISNDGSLVAGGFSDSSLKVWDMTKLGQPNECSSLQGENELAPNGEIGSVSTGERPYTLFPGHCGPVHSATFSPFGDFLLSSSSDSTIRLWSMDFNANLVCYKGHNYPVWDVQFSPVGHYFASASHDRTARIWSVDRIQPLRIMAGHLSDVDCVRWHANCNYVATGSSDKTVRLWDVQSGECVRVFVGHRSMILSLAMSFDGRYMASGDEDGTIMMWDLASGRCISPLVGHNSCIWSLSFSCDGSLLASGSADCTVKIWDVAASSKVTKNDENKSGSTNKLRSLKTLPTKSTPVYALQFSRRNLLFAAGALSKQP, from the exons ATGGATCAAGAAGAAATTGATAAAGTGGTTCTGGCTTATTTAGACAAGAGGGGATTTAAGCAAGCAGGCCTCGCTTTTCAACAAGAGAGGCACCAAAACAGCAAAGGCAGCGACACCTTCTCAACTGCACAAATCGATCCCGAGATTGCCAAACAAATCTTTGCATTCTCTGA AGTAGATGGTCCTGCTCAGTACCAAGAAGGGTACAACAAACTTCGGTCGTGGGCTTATAGTTCATTGGATCAATACCAG TACGAGTTGGTTCGAGTATTGTATCCAGTATTTATTCATGGATTTATGGATCTTGTGGCTAAAGGTCACATTTCAGAAG ccagatttttttttaatagctTTCGAGGAGACCATGAGATGTTCCATGCACGTGACCTCCAAAAATTAGAGGGTGTTCTTTCTCCGTCACATCTGGAG GAAATGGAATTTGCACGCTCCTTAAGACAGAGCAAAGTGAGCTTGAAGATATGTCAA TATTCGTACAACCTACTTGTGCAATATTTACACAAGTCTCAATCAATTACCATGCTTGGAATCATCAATGAGCACATCAACTTTCTAG TTTATCCTGGGCAACCAAGCTCGATCACTGATGATGCTGAATTTGTTACACTTTATGGAAGTGGCCAGGATGCAGCTGATTTGATAAATCAGAAAGAAATCCATTGGGGG TTGCTTGAAGATTCTTTAGAAGAAAAGTTGGAGAAGAATGGTGTTTCCAATGCGGATTCGGAAAAGGCAGATGGAGAACTGAGAGAAGGGGAACTGGAAGAGAGTAAG AAAAAATCTGTTGATGGGGAAAAACAAGCCACCACACATAAAAAGCTGAAAAAGGACAAGATTGGCAGTGCAACAACAAAGGCTTCTCGTTCAGAGAGTACTGCAGTATCTGGAGCTCCACATGCCAAACCAGAGCTAGCCTTGCCAgtaat ATCACCAGAGGTGGAACATTCTATTCTTGATGACTTAAGGAACCGCGTGCAGTTGAGTGGCGGGGCATTGCCTTCCATCAGCTTTTATACCTTTATCAACACACATGATGG GTTGAATTGTGCTTCAATATCTAATGATGGGTCATTGGTAGCTGGTGGATTCTCAGACTCGTCGTTAAAG GTTTGGGACATGACAAAGCTTGGGCAACCAAATGAGTGTT CTTCTTTGCAGGGTGAAAATGAGTTGGCTCCCAATGGGGAGATAGGTAGCGTTAGCACTGGGGAAAGACCATATACCTTATTTCCAGGACATTGTGGACCCGTTCATTCGGCCACGTTCAGTCCATTTGGAGATTTTCTTCTATCTTCGTCGTCAGATTCGACAA TTCGATTGTGGAGCATGGATTTTAATGCAAATCTTGTTTGCTACAAAGGTCATAATTATCCTGTGTGGGATGTTCAG TTTAGTCCAGTAGGACACTATTTTGCCAGTGCTTCACATGATCGGACGGCAAGGATCTGGTCTGTGGACAGAATACAGCCTTTACGAATAATGGCCGGTCATTTATCTGATGTAGAT TGTGTGCGATGGCATGCAAATTGTAACTATGTAGCAACTGGATCTAGTGACAAAACAGTGCGATTGTGGGACGTTCAGAGTGGAGAATGTGTTCGAGTTTTTGTTGGTCACAGGAGTATGATTTTATCTTTAGCAATGTCATTCGACGGTCGTTACATGGCATCTGGTGATGAAGATGGCACAATAATGATGTGGGATCTTGCCAGTGGTCGCTGCATTTCCCCTTTGGTTGGTCACAACTCTTGCATATGGTCACTTTCTTTCAG CTGTGATGGGTCACTTCTGGCATCTGGTTCTGCCGATTGCACAGTGAAAATATGGGATGTAGCCGCCAGCTCTAAAGTGAccaaaaatgatgaaaa CAAAAGTGGAAGCACCAACAAACTAAGATCACTGAAGACCTTGCCTACCAAATCTACTCCTGTCTATGCTTTGCAG TTCTCTCGGAGGAATCTTTTATTCGCTGCCGGAGCTCTGTCAAAGCAACCATGA